The genome window TGGATCGACGGCCGCGCTACCGAGGCCTCGACCGGCGAATGGCGGGATGTGCGCAACCCGGCCCGGCGCGGTGAGGTCATCGGCCGGGTGCCGGCCGCCGGGGTCGAGGATGTGGACCGCGCGGTGGCCGCCGCGCGTCGGGCCTTCCCGGACTGGCGCAGTGCGCACTTCACGGGCCGGGCGAAGGCGCTGTTGGCCATCGCGGACGACATCGAGGCCGAGGCTGAGAAGTTCGCCCAGCTCACGGCCCTGGACACCGGCAACGCGTTGCGCTCCCAGGCCCGTCCCGAGGTCACCACCCTGGTGTCCCTGTTCCGTTACTTCGCCGGTGTGGCCGGTGAGGCCAAGGGCGTCACCCTGCCGGCGGGGGACCAGCAGCTGCAGTACACCCGCCGCGAACCGCTCGGCGTGGTCGCCTGCATCCTGCCGTGGAACTCCCCGCTGATGATCGCCGCCTTCAAGGTCCCGGCCGCCCTGGCGGCCGGGAACACGGTCATCCTCAAGGCCGCGGATGATGCGCCCCTGACCATCCAGTACCTGGCCCAGGTCTGCCAGCGGCACGTGCCGGCCGGCGTCGTGAACTCCCTGACCGGCCGCGGCTCCGTCATCGGCAACGCGCTGTCCACCCACCCGGGGGTGGACAAGGTCTCCTTCACGGGCTCCACCGAGGTGGGCCGCGGGGTGGCCGCGCAGGCCTCCGAGCGCCTGGCGCACCTCTCCCTGGAGCTGGGTGGCAAGAACCCGTCCATCGTGTTCCCGGACGCGGTCGAGGACGAGGGGATCCTGGACGGGCTGATGCTCTCCTCGCGCTTCGCCCGCCAGGGTCAGTCCTGCACCGCCGGCTCCCGGCTGTTCCTGCATGAGGACATCTATGACGAGATGCTGGAGAAGCTGGCCGCGCGACTGGGGGCGATGGTCGTCGGCGACCCGCTGGATGAGGCCACGGACATGGGCGCGGTCATCAACCAGTCCCAGTTCGACCAGATCTCTGGCTTCCTTCAGGACGGCAGGGACCACCCGGACCTGACCACCGTCCTCGGCGGCTCCGCACCCACTGAGGGGCCCCTGACCGAGGGCTTCTACCACGTGCCGACCATCTTCGGCGGGGCCCGGAACGACTTCCGGCTGGCCCAGGAGGAGATCTTCGGCCCCGTGCTCGTCGCGATCAAGTGGAAGGACGTGGACGAGGTCATCCAGATGGCCAACGACTCCCACTACGGCCTGGCCGCGTACGTCTGGACGCACGACCTGGACAATGCCCTGAACACCGCGCACCGGATCGAGTCCGGCTGGGTGCAGGTCAACCAGGGCGGCGGCCAGGTGGTGGGCCAGTCCTACGGCGGGTACAAGCAGTCCGGCATGGGCCGGGAGGCGTCCCTGGAGGGCATGCTGGAGGGCTTCACGCAGATTAAGCAGATCAACGTGAAGCTGCGGGGTTGAGCATGGCCGGGAACAACATGGCCGGGAACAACGCCCTGCCCGACGGCGGCGGGTCACCCGCCGCTGCCGGCGCGGCCCTGCCGCTGGACGGGATCACCGTGATGGACCTGTCCCGGGCCCTGGCGGGACCGTACTGCACGGCGCTGCTGGGTGACCTCGGAGCCGACATCATCAAGGTGGAGTCCGCCAAGGGCGGGGACTCCACCCGGTCCTGGCCACCGTTCGAGGACGAGCACTCGCTCTACTTCGACTCGACGAATAGGAACAAGCAGTCGATCGCGGTGGACTTCTACTCGGAGCAGGGACGGACGCTGCTGTGGGACCTGGCCGTGCAGGCCGACGTGCTGGTGGAGAACTTCCGTCCCGGCGTCCTGGCCACCATGGGCCTGGACCCGGACCGGCTGCGGCTGGTCAACCCCGGCCT of Citricoccus sp. K5 contains these proteins:
- a CDS encoding aldehyde dehydrogenase family protein translates to MTEITLDSRGSDILADVEQLLWIDGRATEASTGEWRDVRNPARRGEVIGRVPAAGVEDVDRAVAAARRAFPDWRSAHFTGRAKALLAIADDIEAEAEKFAQLTALDTGNALRSQARPEVTTLVSLFRYFAGVAGEAKGVTLPAGDQQLQYTRREPLGVVACILPWNSPLMIAAFKVPAALAAGNTVILKAADDAPLTIQYLAQVCQRHVPAGVVNSLTGRGSVIGNALSTHPGVDKVSFTGSTEVGRGVAAQASERLAHLSLELGGKNPSIVFPDAVEDEGILDGLMLSSRFARQGQSCTAGSRLFLHEDIYDEMLEKLAARLGAMVVGDPLDEATDMGAVINQSQFDQISGFLQDGRDHPDLTTVLGGSAPTEGPLTEGFYHVPTIFGGARNDFRLAQEEIFGPVLVAIKWKDVDEVIQMANDSHYGLAAYVWTHDLDNALNTAHRIESGWVQVNQGGGQVVGQSYGGYKQSGMGREASLEGMLEGFTQIKQINVKLRG